One window of the Thunnus albacares chromosome 3, fThuAlb1.1, whole genome shotgun sequence genome contains the following:
- the LOC122975991 gene encoding tripartite motif-containing protein 16-like, with protein sequence MEQKGVQLDRETFSCSICLDLLKDPVTIPCGHSYCMNCIKGFWDGEDERKIYSCPQCRQTFAPRPVLVKNTMLAALVEQLKKTGLQAAPADHCYAGPEDVACDVCTGRKLKALKSCLQCLVSYCEKHLQPHFESTKFKKHKLVDPSEKLQENICSRHDEVMKMFCRTDQQSICYLCSVDEHKGHDTVSAAAERTERQRELEVSRQNIQQRIQDREKDVKLLQQEVEAVSRSADKAVEDSEKIFTELIRLIQKRSSDVKQQIRSQQETEVSRVKELQEKLEQEITELKRKDAELKQLSHTEDHNQFLHNYPSLSQLSASTDSSSINIRPLRYFEDVTAAVSELRDQLQDILTEKWTNISLTVTDVDVLLSEPEPKTRTGFLRYSREITLDPNTANTLLLLSDGNRKAERTSQIHSYSSHPDRFTAWSQVLSKESLTGRCYWEVEWGGGRVGVAVSYKDISRDGGSNECRFGLNDKSWVLYCGTNGSTFFFNSISTPVSGPVSSRVGVYLDHRAGILSFYSVSETMTLLHRVQTTFTQPLYAGLYLYYVGDTAELCKLK encoded by the coding sequence AAAGGAGTCCAGCTGGACCGAGAAACCTTCTCttgttcgatctgtctggatctactgaaggatccggtgactattccctgtggacacagctactgcatgaactgtattaaaggcttctgggatggagaggatgagaggaagatctacagctgccctcagtgcagacagaccttcgcaccgaggcctgtcctggtgaaaaacaccatgttagcagctttagtggagcagctgaagaagactggactccaagctgctcctgctgatcactgctatgctggacctgaagatgtggcctgtgatgtctgcactgggaggaagctgaaagccctcaagtcctgtctgcagtgtctcgtctcttactgtgagaaacatCTCCAGCCTCACTTTGAATCAACTAAATTtaagaaacacaagctggtcgacccctcggagaagctccaggagaacatctgctctcgtcatgatgaggtgatgaagatgttctgccgtactgatcagcagagtatctgttatctctgctctgtggatgaacataaaggccacgacacagtctcagctgcagcagaaaggactgagaggcagagagagctcgaggtgagtcgacaaaacatccagcagagaatccaggacagagagaaagatgtgaagctgcttcaacaggaggtggaggccgtcagtcgctctgctgataaagcagtggaggacagtgagaagatcttcactgagctgatccgtctcatccagaaaagaagctctgatgtgaagcagcagatcagatcccagcaggaaactgaagtgagtcgagtcaaagagcttcaggagaagctggagcaggagatcactgagctgaagaggaaagacgctgaactgaagcagctctcacacacagaggatcacaaccagtttctacacaactacccctcactgtcacaactcagtgcatctacagactcatccagcatcaatatccgtcctctgagatactttgaggatgtgacagcagctgtgtcagagctcagagatcaactacaggacatcctgacggagaaatggacaaacatctcactgacagtgactgacgtggacgttttactgtcagaaccagaacccaagaccagaaCTGGATTCTTAAGATATTCACGTGAAATCactctggatccaaacacagcaaacacactgctgttattatctgatgggaacagaaaagcagaacgAACGAGTCAAATACACTCATATtctagtcacccagacagattcactgcATGGAGTCAGGTCCTGAGTaaagagagtctgactggacgttgttactgggaggtggagtggggagGGGGAAGAGTTGGTGTAGCAGTCTCATACAAGGATATCAGCAGAGACGGAGGCTCAAATGAATGTAGATTTGGACtcaatgacaaatcttgggTGTTATATTGTGGCACTAACGGttctacatttttcttcaaCAGTATCTCAACTCCCGTCTCAGGTCCTgtttcctccagagtaggagtgtacctggatcacagagcaggtattctgtccttctacagcgtctctgaaaccatgactctcctccacagagtccagaccacattcactcagcctctctatgctggactttatctttattatgttggagacacagctgagttgtgtaaactcaaatag